Proteins encoded together in one Schumannella luteola window:
- a CDS encoding GNAT family acetyltransferase, giving the protein MRIRPFSQADTETVVEIWERCGLVRPWNDPRKDIARKAEVQPELFLVGELAVAGAPRIVATAMAGYDGHRGWVNYLAVDPGAQRQGLAREMMTEVERLLLARGCPKVNLQVREGNAAALGLYVALGYTMDASVSLGKRLVVDGPGPGAPAA; this is encoded by the coding sequence ATGCGCATCCGCCCCTTCTCCCAGGCCGATACCGAGACCGTGGTCGAGATCTGGGAGCGCTGCGGACTCGTGCGCCCGTGGAACGACCCGCGGAAGGACATCGCCCGCAAGGCCGAGGTGCAGCCCGAGCTGTTCCTGGTCGGCGAGCTCGCCGTGGCCGGCGCCCCGCGCATCGTCGCGACGGCGATGGCCGGCTACGACGGACACCGCGGCTGGGTGAACTACCTCGCGGTCGACCCGGGCGCCCAGCGTCAGGGACTCGCGCGGGAGATGATGACCGAGGTGGAGCGGCTGCTGCTCGCCCGTGGCTGCCCGAAGGTCAACCTGCAGGTGCGCGAGGGCAACGCCGCCGCACTGGGGCTCTACGTCGCGCTCGGCTACACGATGGACGCGAGCGTGTCGCTCGGCAAGCGCCTCGTCGTCGACGGCCCGGGACCGGGCGCTCCTGCGGCCTGA
- a CDS encoding SDR family oxidoreductase yields the protein MKIAIAGATGVVGRHTVAAAEAAGHDVVPLSRSAGHDILDAAATVAALDDVEALIDVTSVATIKEREAVEFFERGTRALLEAERLAGVPHHVALSIVGIDDIDDGYYAGKLAQERVLAAEHGAVDWTVLRATQFHEFAEQTLVRATVGPVTVAPKALVRTVAAREVGARLAELAAAPAVGRATDLAGPEQASLADLMRRMLQHDGARRRLVEARLPGAFGRGMASGALAGEPDADRGTITFDAWLDSPDHIRVI from the coding sequence ATGAAGATCGCGATCGCCGGGGCGACCGGCGTGGTCGGGCGGCACACCGTGGCCGCCGCCGAAGCCGCCGGGCACGATGTGGTGCCGCTGTCGCGCTCGGCCGGGCACGACATCCTCGACGCCGCCGCCACCGTCGCCGCGCTGGACGACGTCGAGGCCCTGATCGACGTGACCAGCGTCGCCACGATCAAGGAGCGCGAGGCGGTCGAGTTCTTCGAGCGCGGAACGCGGGCGCTGCTCGAGGCCGAGCGTCTCGCCGGCGTTCCGCATCACGTGGCGCTGTCGATCGTGGGCATCGACGACATCGACGACGGCTACTACGCCGGCAAGCTCGCGCAGGAGCGGGTGCTGGCCGCCGAGCACGGCGCGGTCGACTGGACGGTGCTGCGGGCGACGCAGTTCCACGAGTTCGCCGAGCAGACCCTCGTGCGAGCGACGGTCGGGCCGGTGACGGTGGCCCCGAAGGCGCTCGTGCGCACGGTCGCCGCCCGCGAGGTGGGCGCCCGTCTGGCCGAGCTCGCCGCGGCGCCCGCCGTGGGCCGCGCGACCGATCTCGCCGGACCCGAGCAGGCCAGCCTGGCCGATCTGATGCGGCGGATGCTGCAGCACGACGGCGCCCGACGCCGTCTGGTCGAGGCGCGCCTGCCCGGCGCCTTCGGCCGCGGCATGGCCTCGGGCGCCCTCGCGGGCGAGCCGGACGCCGACCGGGGCACGATCACCTTCGACGCCTGGCTCGACTCGCCCGACCACATCCGCGTGATCTGA
- a CDS encoding penicillin acylase family protein yields the protein MTRAELFRDAQGVPHLRAADPLALAHAQGRVTAHDRGWQIEVDRLRAEGRLASLIGEAGLAWDVFAHRSRLDDTARRAHAALAALHPATREWVDAYTAGVRDGMRERGAAAPEFALLDAHFGERRALEAEPWPDHAPLGVLNVAHALFGTFPLLLWRQHVAEALGDAAVDLFVGGGTGDRGGDAAGPGDSGEAPGDGDPNLPTAGSNAWALHGSRTASGLPLLAGDPHRLLELPGVYQQVRLACPEFDVVGLAFPGVPGVPHFGHTGAAAWGITNAMAHGADLFRERLRRVDAGSGTTGPGRSAGPGDAATSDSTAPGPARVPGAAGAADDAPLIELEALSPDGWEPVSASRVTIAVRGGDPVELTTYETRRGPIVTELAPVPTSAADWSDTTAASGAGTVGDGTEFIAYSLRTPARVDADLGVSAIPRLLRARTADDVVAAFGDWVDPVNRLLAADRDGSVRSAVVGRAPDRDRAQRRLPLDATRDAVVPNRVMPPSVAVEPASGGIAVDANEAPYDPARDLGLGYPSANRARRIRELLDAGRSTSADTAGPVWADARLDPADTLRALLSAVAGNAGGLPFADRGAHAAPEGAHAIGLVPDADSPRLSASARTLRDELLAWSGDMDADSPTAAAFARWRSALVVRVADAPALAPLHRPHGFGAIYDPWFSVRGQVAGALPRLLTDPGLGLDAVELALAALEDAAHCDETAEGADHAAAGAARDTGSTREPTSDATDSASAATPALRPRATWGDTHRAHPLHVLADVPGLDLAPLGLPPLDVPLAGDGDTVRCTASAPGVSDRSWRASVARWAWDLADRERSRWGVPFGTDGDPASPHFADQLDDWADAGTVPIATDWGRLTRDPAFSDSDAIGERNTVGSCTETAERAVRAVMRLDSAPDQLACTAPRPTEPAAARTPTPEEPA from the coding sequence GTGACGCGAGCCGAGCTGTTCCGCGACGCGCAGGGTGTTCCGCACCTGCGCGCCGCGGACCCACTCGCGCTCGCGCACGCCCAGGGTCGGGTCACGGCGCACGACCGCGGCTGGCAGATCGAGGTGGATCGGCTGCGCGCCGAGGGCCGCCTGGCGTCGCTGATCGGCGAGGCCGGACTCGCGTGGGACGTCTTCGCGCACCGCTCCCGCCTCGACGACACCGCCCGCCGCGCGCACGCGGCGCTCGCGGCACTGCACCCGGCGACCCGCGAGTGGGTCGACGCCTACACGGCCGGCGTGCGGGACGGGATGCGCGAACGGGGCGCCGCCGCGCCGGAGTTCGCCCTGCTCGATGCGCACTTCGGCGAGCGCCGCGCGCTCGAAGCCGAGCCCTGGCCCGACCACGCCCCGCTCGGCGTGCTGAACGTCGCGCACGCGCTGTTCGGCACCTTCCCGCTGCTGCTCTGGCGGCAGCACGTCGCGGAGGCGCTGGGCGACGCTGCGGTCGACCTGTTCGTGGGCGGCGGGACTGGCGACCGGGGCGGCGACGCCGCCGGGCCCGGCGACTCCGGCGAAGCTCCGGGCGACGGCGACCCGAACCTCCCGACCGCCGGGAGCAACGCCTGGGCCCTGCACGGCTCGCGCACCGCATCCGGACTCCCCCTGCTCGCGGGCGACCCGCACCGCCTGCTCGAGCTGCCCGGCGTCTACCAGCAAGTGCGCCTCGCCTGCCCCGAGTTCGACGTCGTCGGGCTCGCCTTCCCCGGGGTGCCCGGCGTGCCGCACTTCGGCCACACCGGCGCCGCGGCCTGGGGCATCACGAACGCGATGGCGCACGGCGCCGACCTGTTCCGCGAGCGGCTGCGGCGGGTGGATGCGGGCAGCGGCACCACGGGGCCCGGCCGATCGGCGGGGCCCGGCGACGCGGCGACCTCTGACTCGACGGCCCCCGGCCCAGCGCGGGTTCCCGGCGCGGCCGGTGCCGCGGACGACGCTCCGCTCATCGAGCTGGAAGCGCTCAGCCCGGACGGCTGGGAGCCGGTGTCGGCATCCCGCGTGACGATCGCGGTGCGCGGCGGCGATCCCGTCGAGCTCACGACCTACGAGACCCGGCGTGGGCCGATCGTGACCGAGCTCGCCCCGGTCCCGACCTCCGCCGCCGACTGGTCCGACACGACCGCCGCCTCCGGTGCCGGCACCGTCGGCGACGGTACCGAGTTCATCGCCTACAGCCTCCGCACGCCGGCGCGGGTCGACGCCGACCTCGGCGTGAGCGCGATCCCCCGGCTGCTGCGCGCCCGCACCGCCGACGATGTGGTCGCGGCGTTCGGCGACTGGGTCGATCCGGTGAACCGTCTGCTCGCCGCGGATCGTGACGGCTCCGTGCGCTCCGCGGTCGTCGGCCGCGCGCCCGACCGCGACCGAGCGCAGCGGCGTCTGCCGCTCGACGCGACTCGGGATGCGGTCGTGCCGAATCGGGTCATGCCGCCGTCCGTCGCGGTCGAGCCGGCATCCGGCGGCATCGCGGTCGACGCGAACGAGGCCCCCTACGACCCGGCCCGCGACCTCGGACTCGGCTACCCGTCGGCGAACCGCGCCCGCCGCATCCGCGAGCTGCTCGATGCCGGCCGCTCGACCTCGGCCGACACCGCCGGCCCGGTCTGGGCCGACGCTCGGCTCGACCCGGCCGACACCCTGCGCGCGCTGCTATCCGCGGTCGCCGGCAACGCTGGCGGGCTTCCGTTCGCCGACCGCGGCGCGCACGCCGCTCCGGAGGGCGCCCACGCCATCGGCCTGGTCCCCGACGCTGACTCGCCGCGGCTCTCGGCATCCGCTCGCACTCTCCGCGACGAGCTGCTCGCCTGGTCGGGCGACATGGATGCGGACTCCCCGACCGCCGCCGCCTTCGCCCGCTGGCGCTCAGCCCTCGTCGTCCGCGTCGCGGACGCGCCGGCGCTCGCGCCCCTGCACCGTCCGCACGGATTCGGAGCGATCTACGACCCGTGGTTCTCGGTGCGCGGGCAGGTCGCCGGCGCGCTGCCGCGGCTGCTCACCGACCCGGGCCTCGGCCTCGACGCGGTCGAGCTCGCGCTCGCGGCGCTCGAGGATGCGGCGCACTGCGATGAGACGGCTGAGGGTGCGGATCACGCCGCCGCGGGCGCCGCCCGGGACACCGGATCCACCCGGGAGCCGACCTCCGACGCGACCGACTCCGCCTCCGCGGCCACCCCCGCACTCCGCCCCCGCGCGACCTGGGGCGATACCCACCGAGCGCATCCGCTGCACGTGCTCGCCGACGTGCCCGGCCTCGACCTCGCACCGCTCGGACTGCCCCCGCTCGACGTGCCGCTCGCCGGCGACGGCGACACCGTGCGCTGCACCGCCTCGGCGCCCGGCGTCAGCGACCGCTCCTGGCGCGCTTCGGTCGCCCGCTGGGCCTGGGATCTCGCCGACCGCGAGCGCAGCCGCTGGGGCGTCCCGTTCGGCACGGATGGCGACCCCGCATCCCCCCACTTCGCCGACCAGCTCGACGACTGGGCCGACGCCGGAACGGTCCCGATCGCCACCGACTGGGGCCGCCTCACCCGCGACCCGGCGTTCTCCGACTCCGACGCGATCGGCGAGCGCAACACCGTCGGCTCGTGCACGGAAACCGCTGAGCGGGCCGTCCGAGCTGTCATGCGGCTCGACAGCGCCCCTGACCAGCTTGCGTGCACAGCACCGCGCCCAACCGAGCCTGCCGCCGCCCGCACCCCGACCCCCGAGGAGCCCGCATGA
- a CDS encoding DUF6461 domain-containing protein, with translation MTASASDYRWFLDYRLLVDYGYCAATVPGITPRRLLDLLEARGRATAPDLDSLIGASQDAFEIATVDRQLVGVRAIGTATLLLQANGWVGVTDELMRPVIDDHEVAAHFLNVNGVDRFHWWSGRRERLAFEPLAFSARHDLDDDVASETLAALTDAGFDLDDGDPDSPTASAWALAENLTGVRVTEDQLAGPWLTGVVTFPGQQR, from the coding sequence ATGACCGCCTCCGCATCCGACTACCGCTGGTTCCTCGACTACCGGCTGCTCGTCGACTACGGCTACTGCGCCGCAACCGTGCCCGGTATCACCCCGCGCCGCCTGCTCGACCTGCTCGAGGCTCGCGGTCGCGCCACGGCTCCCGACCTCGATTCCCTCATCGGGGCGAGTCAGGACGCCTTCGAGATCGCCACGGTCGACCGGCAGCTGGTCGGCGTGCGGGCGATCGGCACCGCGACCCTGCTGCTGCAGGCGAATGGATGGGTCGGGGTGACCGACGAGCTGATGCGTCCGGTGATCGACGACCACGAGGTGGCCGCACACTTCCTCAACGTGAACGGCGTCGACCGCTTCCACTGGTGGAGCGGGCGTCGCGAACGGCTCGCCTTCGAGCCGCTCGCCTTCTCGGCGCGGCACGACCTCGACGACGACGTCGCGTCGGAGACGCTCGCGGCTCTGACGGATGCCGGCTTCGATCTCGACGACGGCGATCCCGACTCCCCCACCGCGAGCGCGTGGGCGCTGGCCGAGAACCTCACGGGCGTGCGGGTGACCGAAGACCAGCTCGCCGGCCCCTGGCTCACCGGCGTCGTGACCTTCCCCGGGCAGCAGCGCTGA
- a CDS encoding YbaB/EbfC family nucleoid-associated protein, producing the protein MSDPASGNPSDPYGSPDRVRASVQAQVAAAEARTATVDALAERVAATTASARSLRGEVEVTAEPTGAVREVRFSEDALGLRAADLGRLVTETIARAQRDAAEKALAAAAEALGAGSAVVGQIRDEISRRPEPPTAGARQVL; encoded by the coding sequence ATGAGCGACCCCGCCAGCGGAAACCCCTCCGACCCCTACGGCAGCCCCGACCGGGTGCGAGCATCCGTGCAGGCGCAGGTCGCCGCCGCGGAGGCGCGCACAGCCACCGTCGACGCGCTCGCCGAGCGGGTCGCCGCGACCACCGCATCCGCCCGCTCGCTGCGCGGCGAGGTCGAGGTGACCGCCGAGCCGACCGGCGCCGTGCGCGAGGTGCGCTTCAGTGAGGATGCGCTCGGGCTGCGCGCCGCCGACCTCGGCCGGCTCGTGACGGAGACGATCGCCCGGGCCCAGCGCGACGCGGCCGAGAAGGCGCTCGCCGCCGCCGCGGAGGCCCTCGGCGCCGGCAGCGCGGTCGTCGGGCAGATCCGCGACGAGATCTCCCGCCGCCCCGAGCCGCCGACCGCCGGCGCGCGCCAGGTGCTCTGA
- a CDS encoding GNAT family N-acetyltransferase, with the protein MTSDAAPTATTAPAPSFDPALTAAGDPDRLIGGSRGELVWSDPDSPLGLVELRVLDPVADLAALHGWIAQPRSRFWGGLSESTPDELREVYEFVDGLPTHHAFLASVDGTPVALLQTYQPEHDPVGDAYPVERGDVGIHLLIGARAGARIAGFSTLLGVSFAGFLFSRPAAERIVAEPDLRNEAAVTRARLSGFELGPEIELADKRAQLAFLTRARLDALVARLA; encoded by the coding sequence ATGACCTCCGACGCCGCACCCACGGCCACCACTGCACCGGCTCCGTCCTTCGACCCCGCGCTCACCGCCGCCGGCGACCCCGACCGGCTGATCGGCGGTTCTCGCGGCGAGCTCGTCTGGAGCGACCCCGACTCCCCGCTGGGCCTCGTCGAGCTGCGCGTGCTCGACCCCGTCGCCGATCTCGCGGCGCTGCACGGCTGGATCGCGCAGCCGCGATCCCGCTTCTGGGGCGGACTCAGCGAGTCGACGCCCGACGAGCTGCGCGAGGTCTACGAGTTCGTGGATGGGCTGCCCACCCACCACGCCTTCCTCGCCTCCGTCGACGGCACGCCCGTCGCGCTGCTGCAGACCTACCAGCCCGAGCACGACCCGGTCGGTGACGCGTACCCGGTCGAGCGGGGCGATGTCGGCATCCATCTCCTCATCGGAGCCCGCGCCGGCGCCCGCATCGCCGGCTTCAGCACCCTGCTCGGGGTGTCGTTCGCCGGCTTCCTCTTCTCCCGTCCGGCCGCCGAGCGCATCGTCGCCGAACCCGATCTGCGCAATGAGGCCGCCGTCACCCGCGCGCGGCTCAGCGGCTTCGAGCTGGGACCCGAGATCGAGCTGGCCGACAAGCGGGCTCAGCTCGCCTTCCTCACGCGCGCCCGACTGGATGCGCTGGTCGCCCGCCTCGCCTGA
- a CDS encoding EamA family transporter, whose protein sequence is MLVLTVILGLAAALAYGSADFVGGLSGRRLPVPVVTALSATTGLIVLLAIGVPVFGGTWSSGALLWGGLSAVTSATALPLLYAALARGPMSIISPLTALLGAMVPMVWGLLQGDHLGPMGPVALVVALIAVVLVGFVPPARDPADPTRRLPIVRPTVPALLLAVAAGILVGVIVVLLDQTPHDSGILPLFVNRIGMVLILGVASAILLTRMRSRARAANAAGAAPASGVRTFSGFTPRTIAFASAAGLLDTTANTLILSALRIGDVSVVGVLTAMYPAGTILLASVLLRERIAPVQWIGLVLALAAAALLALA, encoded by the coding sequence ATGCTCGTGCTCACCGTGATCCTCGGTCTCGCCGCCGCGCTCGCCTACGGCTCGGCCGACTTCGTCGGCGGGCTCTCCGGGCGTCGGCTGCCGGTCCCGGTCGTGACTGCGCTGAGCGCGACGACCGGCCTGATCGTGCTGCTTGCCATCGGGGTGCCGGTCTTCGGCGGAACCTGGTCGTCGGGCGCGCTGCTCTGGGGCGGCCTCAGCGCGGTGACCAGCGCGACCGCGCTCCCGCTTCTCTACGCCGCGCTCGCCCGCGGTCCGATGAGCATCATCTCGCCGCTCACCGCGCTGCTCGGCGCGATGGTGCCGATGGTGTGGGGTCTGCTGCAGGGCGATCACCTCGGACCGATGGGTCCGGTCGCGCTCGTCGTCGCCCTGATCGCGGTCGTGCTGGTCGGCTTCGTCCCGCCGGCGCGCGACCCCGCCGATCCGACCAGGCGGCTGCCGATCGTGCGGCCGACCGTGCCGGCGCTGCTGCTGGCGGTCGCGGCGGGCATCCTCGTCGGCGTCATCGTGGTGCTGCTCGACCAGACCCCGCACGATTCGGGCATCCTGCCGCTGTTCGTCAACCGCATCGGCATGGTGCTGATCCTCGGCGTCGCGTCGGCGATCCTGCTGACCCGGATGCGGTCGCGCGCCCGGGCCGCGAACGCCGCCGGAGCGGCTCCCGCATCCGGAGTGCGCACGTTCTCCGGCTTCACGCCACGCACGATCGCCTTCGCGAGCGCCGCCGGACTGCTCGACACGACGGCGAACACGCTCATCCTGTCGGCGCTGCGCATCGGCGACGTCAGCGTCGTGGGCGTGCTGACGGCCATGTACCCGGCGGGCACGATCCTGCTCGCCTCGGTGCTGCTGCGCGAGCGGATCGCGCCGGTGCAGTGGATCGGACTCGTGCTCGCCCTCGCGGCGGCGGCGCTGCTCGCGCTCGCCTGA
- a CDS encoding DEAD/DEAH box helicase, which translates to MPKNMGAQSRAGKNSPARGGARAGGPSPKHRGYRPDGEGSAHGGKKPRWSGEQRVARGHSSERPRGGDRNDRRDAPVDGRPNWEPRGRNGETAEPGYRGGRNAGGNRGFGGGRDDRRDDRGGRGFDRDRSDRGPREDRFGDRPRRDFGDRDQNRDGGFRGGDRNRDGGDRPRRQWDDRPRRDFGDRDQNRDGGFRGGDRDRGDRARRENRFDGAGRSDRAPRALRHDHTPFREDRAERPRRDFGDDRPRRDFGDREDRGPRRDFGDRDRAPRRDFGDRDQNRDRGFRGDRDDRPRRDFSDRPRRDFGDRPRRDDDRGYRGDRETQGHYGPRRDREPGAGVPDDVVLERLTAEAIQVDDTESTSFTDLGLGGNIVTALAELGAASPFPIQAGTIPVVLEGRDVLGRGRTGSGKTIAFGAPLVERLLRLNAEKSSNERRKPGRAPRAIILAPTRELALQIDRTVQPIARSVGLFTTQLYGGVPYARQYGALQRGVDIVVGTPGRIGDLVSQGRLDLSQIETVVLDEADHMCDLGFLEPVQDLLRRTPETSQKLLFSATLDAAVAALVDEFLREPAVYEVAGEDQDASTIEHRVFMLDQRDKQAVLAELAAGPGKKLVFARTRAFAEDLTDMLEDYGIRAVSLHGDLNQSRRTRNLEKLTSGRATVLVATDVAARGIHVDDVTLVIQADAPDDYKTYLHRAGRTGRAGKDGIVVTLAPFNRRRRTESLLQRAEIEAEWTEVRPRDELIAQIADRANGVDVDGESDDFADTDED; encoded by the coding sequence ATGCCCAAGAACATGGGCGCGCAGTCGCGCGCCGGAAAGAACAGCCCCGCCCGCGGCGGCGCGCGTGCCGGGGGCCCGAGCCCCAAGCACCGCGGCTACCGCCCCGACGGCGAGGGCTCCGCTCACGGCGGCAAGAAGCCCCGCTGGTCGGGCGAGCAGCGCGTCGCGCGCGGCCACTCCTCGGAGCGCCCTCGCGGCGGCGACCGCAACGACCGCCGGGACGCCCCGGTCGACGGCCGTCCCAACTGGGAGCCCCGTGGACGCAACGGCGAGACGGCCGAGCCCGGCTACCGCGGCGGACGCAACGCCGGCGGCAACCGCGGCTTCGGCGGCGGACGCGATGACCGCCGTGACGACCGCGGCGGCCGTGGCTTCGACCGCGACCGCAGCGACCGCGGCCCGCGCGAGGACCGCTTCGGCGACCGCCCGCGCCGCGACTTCGGCGACCGTGACCAGAACCGCGATGGCGGCTTCCGCGGCGGCGACCGCAATCGCGACGGCGGCGACCGTCCGCGTCGTCAGTGGGATGACCGTCCCCGTCGTGACTTCGGCGACCGCGACCAGAACCGTGACGGCGGCTTCCGTGGCGGCGACCGCGACCGTGGTGACCGCGCCCGGCGCGAGAACCGCTTCGACGGCGCCGGCCGCAGCGACCGCGCTCCCCGCGCCCTGCGTCACGACCACACCCCGTTCCGCGAGGACCGCGCCGAGCGTCCCCGTCGTGACTTCGGCGACGACCGCCCCCGTCGTGACTTCGGCGACCGCGAGGACCGCGGACCGCGTCGTGACTTCGGCGACCGCGACCGCGCTCCCCGCCGCGACTTCGGCGACCGCGACCAGAACCGCGACCGCGGCTTCCGTGGCGACCGCGACGACCGTCCGCGCCGCGACTTCAGCGACCGTCCCCGTCGTGACTTCGGCGACCGCCCCCGTCGCGACGACGACCGCGGCTACCGCGGCGACCGTGAGACGCAGGGCCACTACGGCCCGCGCCGCGACCGCGAGCCGGGTGCCGGAGTTCCCGACGACGTCGTGCTCGAGCGCCTGACCGCCGAGGCGATCCAGGTCGACGACACCGAGAGCACCTCGTTCACCGATCTCGGTCTCGGCGGCAACATCGTCACCGCGCTCGCCGAGCTCGGCGCCGCCAGCCCGTTCCCGATCCAGGCCGGCACCATCCCCGTCGTGCTCGAGGGTCGCGACGTGCTCGGCCGTGGCCGCACCGGCTCCGGCAAGACCATCGCCTTCGGCGCCCCGCTCGTCGAGCGCCTGCTGCGCCTGAACGCCGAGAAGTCGAGCAACGAGCGTCGCAAGCCGGGCCGCGCGCCCCGCGCGATCATCCTCGCGCCGACCCGCGAGCTGGCCCTGCAGATCGACCGCACCGTGCAGCCGATCGCCCGCAGCGTCGGCCTCTTCACCACGCAGCTCTACGGCGGCGTGCCCTACGCCCGTCAGTACGGCGCGCTGCAGCGCGGCGTCGACATCGTCGTGGGCACCCCGGGCCGCATCGGCGACCTGGTCAGCCAGGGCCGCCTCGACCTCTCGCAGATCGAGACCGTCGTGCTCGACGAGGCCGACCACATGTGCGACCTCGGCTTCCTCGAGCCGGTGCAGGACCTGCTGCGCCGCACGCCCGAGACCAGCCAGAAGCTGCTGTTCTCGGCCACGCTCGACGCGGCCGTCGCCGCGCTCGTCGACGAGTTCCTGCGCGAGCCGGCCGTCTACGAGGTCGCCGGTGAAGACCAGGACGCCTCGACCATCGAGCACCGCGTGTTCATGCTCGACCAGCGCGACAAGCAGGCCGTGCTGGCCGAGCTCGCCGCCGGCCCCGGCAAGAAGCTCGTCTTCGCGCGCACCCGTGCGTTCGCCGAGGACCTGACCGACATGCTCGAGGACTACGGCATCCGCGCCGTCAGCCTGCACGGCGACCTGAACCAGTCGCGCCGCACGCGCAATCTCGAGAAGCTCACCAGCGGTCGCGCGACCGTGCTGGTGGCGACCGACGTGGCGGCCCGCGGCATCCACGTGGATGACGTCACCCTCGTCATCCAGGCCGACGCGCCCGACGACTACAAGACGTACCTGCACCGCGCCGGCCGCACCGGCCGCGCGGGCAAGGACGGCATCGTCGTCACCCTGGCGCCGTTCAACCGCCGCCGCCGCACCGAGTCGCTGCTGCAGCGCGCCGAGATCGAGGCCGAGTGGACCGAGGTGCGCCCGCGTGACGAGCTCATCGCGCAGATCGCCGACCGCGCCAACGGCGTGGATGTCGACGGCGAGTCGGACGACTTCGCCGACACCGACGAGGACTGA
- a CDS encoding siderophore-interacting protein, which translates to MASISNIEITHGVAGLVRAEVLRSERVSPHFQRVTIGGDDLARFEYQGFDQWFRLAIPVAEGDPGFDRLPDRIDMRGYLKYLTLPKATRPVIRNYTVRAFRPEQRELDIDFVVHGDEGVAGPWAAAAQPGSAVALIDQGCGWSPVPADWFLLVADPSGLPAVAGILRDLPRDATGIAIIELDTLDDAQHIEAPDSIDLHWVIRPEGTKVGATALQHVRDLPFPVGAPYAFAVGEAALVTGTRRYLVSELGVNKKNVTFCGYWKAGRNSD; encoded by the coding sequence GTGGCATCCATCAGCAACATCGAGATCACCCACGGCGTCGCCGGCCTCGTGCGGGCGGAGGTGCTGCGCAGCGAGCGTGTCTCGCCGCACTTCCAGCGGGTCACGATCGGCGGCGACGACCTGGCGCGCTTCGAATACCAGGGCTTCGACCAGTGGTTCCGTCTCGCGATCCCCGTCGCCGAGGGCGACCCCGGCTTCGACCGGCTGCCCGACCGGATCGACATGCGCGGCTACCTGAAGTACCTGACGCTGCCGAAGGCGACGCGTCCGGTGATCCGCAACTACACCGTCCGCGCCTTCCGCCCCGAGCAGCGCGAGCTCGACATCGACTTCGTCGTGCACGGCGACGAGGGCGTCGCCGGGCCGTGGGCGGCGGCAGCGCAGCCCGGATCCGCGGTGGCCCTCATCGACCAGGGATGCGGCTGGAGCCCCGTGCCCGCCGACTGGTTCCTGCTCGTCGCCGACCCCTCCGGGCTCCCGGCCGTGGCCGGCATCCTGCGCGACCTGCCGCGCGATGCCACGGGGATCGCGATCATCGAGCTCGACACCCTCGACGACGCCCAGCACATCGAGGCGCCCGACTCGATCGACCTGCACTGGGTCATCCGCCCCGAGGGCACGAAGGTCGGCGCGACCGCGCTGCAGCACGTGCGCGACCTGCCGTTCCCGGTCGGCGCGCCCTACGCCTTCGCCGTCGGCGAGGCCGCCCTCGTCACCGGAACCCGCCGCTACCTCGTGAGCGAGCTCGGCGTGAACAAGAAGAACGTGACGTTCTGCGGGTACTGGAAGGCCGGCCGCAACAGCGACTGA